Below is a genomic region from Microbacterium sp. LWO12-1.2.
CGAGGACGCCACAGAGGCGGAGGGGGAATCCGAAGCCCCTGAGACGACACAGAACCCTGAGGAAAGTACGGACGCATGAGCACAGTAGCCGACAAGCTGGCGAAGAAGTCCACACGAAAAACCAGTGGCAAGCAGGTTCGCCTGCGTCTCGTCTACGTCGACTTCTGGTCGGCAGTGAAGCTCTCGTTCCTCGGAGCGGTGGCCCTCGCGGTCGTCACGATGGTGTCGTTCTTCCTGATCTTCCTGGTACTTCAGGCAACCGGCATCATGGCGACCGCCGATGAGTTCATCAACAAGTTCTCGGATGGTGCGATCGCGCTGTCCACGCTCGTGGGACTGCCGCAGGTCATGGCCTTCGCCGCCGTCGTAGCGATCCTGAACCTGATCGTGTTCACGGTGCTCGGTGCCGTGATCGCGGGAATCTACAACCTCGCCGTGAAGGTGACGGGCGGACTGCTCGTCGGCTTCATGTCGAACTGACGTCGCCGAGGCCCACAGGCCTGACGATCGAAGGGCGGATGCTGCGGCATCCGCCCTTCGTCGTTCCTAGACGACACCCGTCGTTCCGAGGAGAGTACCGATCAGCCAGGTCGCGAGCAGCGCAAGCGCACCGCCTGCCACCAATCGCAGAGAGGCCCGGCCAGGAGACGACCCTCCGATCCGCGCCGCGACAGCACCGGTGAGTGCGAGGGCGAGAAGCACGGCGACGAAGGTCACCGGCACTCGCCATCCGGGTGGGGGGAGCAGTATCGCGAGGAGAGGGAGCAGTGCGCCCAGAGTGAAGGCCATCGCCGACGACAGAGCGGCATGCCAGGGGTTCACGAGGTCGTCCTGATCGATCCCCAACTCGACCTCGAGATGGGCCGAGAGAGCATCGTGCGCGGTGAGTTCCTCGGCGACACGACGCGCGGTCTCCACTGTGAGTCCGCGCTCGCGGTACAGCGCCGTGAGTTCGTCGAGCTCTTCCTGCGGCATGGTGCGCAGCTCCTCGCTCTCCTTGGCGATGAGGGCTCGTTCGCTGTCTCGCTGGCTGCTCACCGAGACGTACTCCCCCAACGCCATCGAGATCGCACCGCCGACCAGTCCGGCGATGCCGGCGGTGAGCAGGGCGGCGTTGTCGGTGGTGGCGCCTGCCACACCGACCAGCAGCGAGGCGACCGACACGATGCCGTCGTTGGCTCCGAGCACACCGGCTCGGAGCCAGTTCAGCCTCTGACCGAGGTTCGGCGTGTGCTGCTCTCCTTCATGCACTGTCATGGGCTCAGTGAATCAGATCGGCTCGACGGCGGACAGAGCCGCAGAGTAGGGAAAACCCGAACGCAGGAGTCCGGATGACTCGGTGTCGGCGCGAACGGGGCGCCCGTACCTTGGAAGCATGACCACTCAGACTGCGACTCCGCCGCCGGCGACGGCCGCGAAACCGCCGCTGCGCATCTTCACGACGATCCTGCATCTGGCAGGTGTGGGCGTGATCGGCGGCATCATGTTCTCCACTCTCGGCGGGCTGCTCGGCACCGGCCTCGGGTTGCTCTTCGTCGCCGGCATCGGTGCCGTTCTCCTCGTGGGGCTGGTCTACGCGCTGTTCGGGGTGGGCTGGTTCGAGGTCGCCCGTGTCGGTGCGCTCTACCGCACCCCGATCGCGCCGCTGGGTCTGCGGCGCCGTGACCGTCCCGGATTCGGCGGATGGCTCCGCTCGCTCGGCCGACAGGCCATCGACGGACGCATGTGGCGTGCGATCGCCAACTTCGCCATCGCGGCGATCCTCGGCTTCATCGTGCTCCGGCTCGCGTGGACGCTGGTGTGGTCGATCATCATCTCCTTCGCTCCGTTGACCTCGGCGGATTCTGTGATGGGCCCGTTCGGCGGCGGTGGCATTCCCGTGGCCTGGGCGCCGCTGGTCGGCATCCTGGGGATCGCCGCGTCCATCGTCGGCATGATCGGGCTCGCACTGCTGCACCGCACCTTGTCGCTCGCGATCGTGATCCGCAGCCGAGAGACCGAACTGACCGAGAAGGTGCGCACGTCGACGGCGCAGCGCGAGGGTGCCGTCCGTGCCGCCGACCTCGAGCGCACCCGCATCGAGCGGGATCTGCATGACGGCGTCCAGCCGCGACTGGTGTCGGTCGGCATGACGCTCGGTCTGGCACAGCAGAAGATCGACAACGACCCCGACACGGCGAAGGAGCTGATCGCCGAGGCGCACACCTCCACCAAGGCCGCGATCACCGAGCTGCGGCAGCTCGCCCGAGGCATCCATGCGTCGGTTCTCGACGATCGTGGTCTGGATGCGGCGCTGTCGGCGCTGGCCGGACGCTCGCACATCCCCGTGCATCTGGATGTGCGGATGGATGGGCGGTGCAGTCGGGATGCCGAGGCCGCCGTGTACTTCTCCATCGCCGAATCACTCACCAACGCCGCGAAGCACTCGCGGGCGAGTGAGGCACGCGTCACCGTGCGGATCCGCGAGGGCAACACGCTCTGGGCACGCGTCGAGGACAACGGCATGGGTGGCGCGCAGGTGCAGCCCGGTGGCGGACTCGACGGCATCGCCAACCGTGTGCTCGCCGCCGGCGGGACTTTCCGACTCGACAGCCCGCAGGGCGGCCCGACCAGCCTGGAGGTGAACGTGCCATGCGCATCCTGATCTGTGAGGACTCCGTCCTGCTGCGCGAAGGTCTCGTCCGTCTCCTCGAGGATGCCGGTCATGAGGTCGTCGCCGCTCTCCCCGACACCAGTGGTCTCGTCGAGACGGTCACCGGCACCGACCCGGAGCTCTGCATCCTGGATGTGCGGCTTCCCCCGACCTTCACCGACGAGGGCATCCGGGCGGCTCTGGGACTGCGGTCCACGCACCCTCAGCTGGCGATCCTGGTGCTCTCGCAGTACGTCGAAGAGCGGTACGCGTCGGATCTGATCGCGGCGCAGGGTGGGCCACTCGGCTACCTGCTCAAGGACAGGGTCGCTGACGTGTCGGAGTTCCTCGCCTCGGTGCAGCGCATCGCTGAAGGAGCGACCGTGCTCGACCCCGAGGTCGTCGCCCAGTTGCTCACCCGCCGCAATCGCGATGACCGGATGCTGCGCCTCACCGAGCGCGAGCGCACCGTGCTGGCGCTCATCGCCGAGGGCAAGTCCAACCAGGCGATCGCCGCACTGCTCTTCCTCTCGGAGGCGAGTGTCGAGAAGAACATCACCGCCATCTTCCAGAAGCTGGGCTTCGAGCAGGACGAGTCGGGAAACCGCCGCGTGCTCGCCGCCCTCGCTCACATCGAGAACACCGGAGGCCCGACGCCTCCGACCGGCCAGACAGGAGTGGCACGATGACCACTGAGCAGAACGACTTCCAGGGTGGTCACACGCCGCTCACTCCCCCGCCGGTATCCGGTCCGGCGCAGCCCGTTCCACCGGCACCCGTGCCGCAGACGCAGCCAGCACCTCCGGCAGGAGGGCGCTCCTCCGGTGCCACCGCGGTCATGGTCGTGACGGCTGTGGTCGGGGGCATCGCGCTGCTGGGCTCCGGTGGCGCCGCAGCGGCCGCTGCTGCCGGGAGCATCATGTCGTCGAGCGCTCCTGACTCCGTGCAGACCGTGTCGACCGACGGCATCACCGGTATCGACATCAGTGCGGATGCCAGCAGCATGCGCGTGGAGTATGGCAAGGTCGACGAGGCCGAGCTGGCGATCACGAACGGCCGCGGCGCGGCATGGACCTTCGAGCGCGATGGCGACGAGCTCGTCGTGCGCAGCCCTCAGGGTGTGTGGGGCTGGTGGTTCGGAAGCTGGTTCGGAGACGAGGAAGTGGCCGTTCTGACGCTGCCTGAGAGCCTGCAGGGCACGGAACTCGATGGAGACCTCACCCTCAACGCCGGAAGCCTCGACGTGATCGGTGACTTCGGAGCTCTCGACATCGACGTGAACGCCGGGGCGCTCGACGTGCAGGGTGCGGCGACCACCTTCGAGGTGAACATGAGCGCCGGGCGCGCCGACATCCTGCTCGATGGCGTGGACGAGGCCGACCTCGGCGTCTCGGCCGGAGATCTCACCGTCGAGTTGACGGGCACGGCACCCAGCCGGACCTCGGTCGAGGTGAGCGCAGGGTCCTTGGATCTGACGGTCCCCGATGTCGAGTACAACATCACGCAGGATGTGAGTGCCGGCTCGCTCGACGCGAAGGTCGAGCAGTCATCCAACGCCCGCCGCGCGATCGATGTCTCGCTCGAAGCGGGCAGGGTGACCATCCGTCCGGGCCGCTGATCTCCATCGAGGGCGAGGTCTCCGCAGGGGTCCTCGCCCTCGATTCGGATTTTCCGTGAAACTCGGGTAAAGTTTCGGAGGTTGACGGGGCTATAGCTCAGGTGGTTAGAGCGCTTCACTGATAATGAAGAGGTCCCAGGTTCAAGTCCTGGTAGCCCCACACTTTCAATTCAATATTCCCTCACGGGGCCTTAGCTCAGTTGGTAGAGCGCCTGCTTTGCAAGCAGGATGTCAGGAGTTCGAATCTCCTAGGCTCCACACTGTGTTGAGACAGTTTGATCAAGGCTCCGAGCATCGCTCGGGGCCTTTTTCTTCTGTCCAGTGCGCTTCAGGCTGTGGCGTCATCCACAGGTGTTAACAACTCTGTTAACAACTCCGAGGTCGGTGGAGAGGGCGAGAATCCTCACTCTCCGAGTCCGAGGATTAGCGCGCCGGCCGGCGGACTCTCGCGTTATGGAGCACGATCGCGACGATCGCGACAACCGGGCCCGCCAGCACGACGATGAGCGCCCACCAGCCGGCGCTCTGCGCGATGAGTGCGGCACCGAAGATCGTCAGACCCGCCCCGAGCGCGCGCATGGGCAGCGAGTGGCGACCCTCGCTCGCGGGACGCGTCCAGTACGGAATCGGCGCGTCGTGGTTCGCACGGATGGTGGCGAGCAGAGCTGCCAGGAACAGGATCACTCCGGCGAGAGCGATCGCGATGCCGAACATGTTCATGCGTTCGACCGTATCAACCCGCACTCTTGCGTGCCGCGAAGCGGGCGTGATCTGCTGGAGGAATGACGTTCTTCCCGCCGGACCCCGAGATCGCCGAACCCGAGGAGAGCGAGATCCCGCAACCGCGGTGGTGGAGCAGCCCTCAGGGCGAGCTGCCCGCGCTGCTGCCGATCTCGGAGATTCTGGCGGTGACCGACCATCTCGCGATCGCACTGGTCGCCGTGGCGGTGTACAGCGACGGCGTGGAGTTCCGGGTGGATCGCCGCCTTCGCCGTAACGGACTGCCGATGACGGAATGGAACGAGCTGTGCTCGACGTTCATGGAATACATGCCGTTCGGCGGCCCCTCGGGGCAGACCGGCCGACTCCGGTACGGCATGGTGCTCGGCAACGGCGAGAAGGTGTTGGCCGACTCGCCGTACTCCGGTGCGGGTGACCCGATGTCAGAGCCGCACGGGCACGTGCTGAGCAACCAGGGGCAGGGTGGCGGCGGCGGAGGCAGCACCTACTCCGGCGGGGACCAGCTCTGGCTCTGGCCCGCGCCCCCGGCGGGTCCGATCGAACTCGTGGTGCAGTGGCCGGCACTCGGCGTCGAGGAGACCCGTGTGGTGCTCGACGGTACGGCGATGCGCGAGCTCACCGACCGAGCGAAGCCCTACTGGCCGTGAGTGCGGCGGGGAGGCAGCGATGAAGGCTGCGCCGTAGCGTCGAGCTCCTTCGCATCGAAGTACCGGTCTCCGTCCACGCGGAACGGTTCGGCATCGATCCAGACCGCATCGCCGTCGACGCGGAGCACGCCGACGTACATGATCCGGTCCTCTTCCGATGCCCAGATCGTGAGGAGACGCTCATCAGCTCTGGCCTTCTGCATCGCCGAGAGGCCGGCGACGATCGTGTCGCCCTCACTCCGACCCGCGCGGATCGCATCCAGCACCGGCTCGAGCGGGAAGGCTGCGCTGACGCCGTGGATGACCGGATTCGTGAGCACCCCGCCGCCTTTGATCCGCCAGCGGCGGGCACCGACGAAGATCATCACGATGCTCACCACGAACACGACGGGCGGGAGAGCGAAAGCACCGCCGATCGCCAGGCCGCTCCTGACCCGGCCACCGAGGAGGTCGACGGTCGCTTCGGGGTTCAGATAGATCAGCAGCGCGAGCACCGCCATGAGCCCGGCGATGATTCCCCACGTGGTCGTCTTCTTGGGGGATCGCTCCGACTCGAAGAGGTCGCGACGCGTCGCGAACCACGGGTACAGACTGCGGGACTTGGATCGCAACGGTGTGAACGCCATCCGCTCATCCTTCCTCACCGCGCTGACACTCTCGAGTGTCAGCGCACGCGTCTCCCGAACCGCTCGCGCGTCGCCTCGTCGGGCGTGTACACGACGAGCTGGATCTCGGTCTGATCCGAGGGGCGCAGTTGGTGGTGCTCGAAGACCAGTCGGCCGAGCTCCGGATGCTGGAATACGCGCTCACGGGACTGGAACCCACGGATGTCGTGGCTCTCCCAGCGTTCGCGGAACTCCGGGCTCGCCTCCACCAGGCGCGAGACGAGGTCGCGGTAGCGGGGGTCGCCCAGGCGCGGGCCTGCTTCGGCGCGGAACTCGGCCAGGAACCGGCGGCTGGTGACATCCCAGTCGTCGAGCAGCGAGCGCACATACGGGTCGGTGAAGATCAGCCACAGCAGGTTGCGCTGTTCCGGTGGCGTCTGTGCCACGTTCGGGTACAGGGCCTCGTAGGCCGCATTCCACCCGGCGACGCCCCAGTCGGGTGCCAGCGCATACGCCGGATGCTCCTCAAGCGCATCGAGGAACCGCTGTACATGGGCGGGGGCGGTCTCGACCGCGGCGCCGCCGCTCGGTCGCGCCGGAGCGAAGCCGGCGAGTGTCAGCACGTAGTCGTGCTCGGTCACCGTGAGGTGCAGCGTGGTGGCGATCGCATCCAGCACCTGGCGGGACGGGTTGATGTCGCGCCCCTGTTCGAGCCAGGTGTACCACGTGACACTCACGCCGGAGAGGTACGAGATCTCCTCACGACGGAGGCCGACCGTCCGGCCGCGTCCGGCCGGCGGGAGTCCGAAGGCGGCTCGGTCGAGGTGCTCGCGGCGGGCGCGTAGGAAAGCGCCGAGTTCTCTCCGCTGCTGCTCGTCGCTGGCCATGGGTACAAACCTAGTGCTCTCACTACTAGTGTCAGCGCCGTCTTCCTGCCGGTGTCGGCAGACGCCAGGGTGGAAGAATGCCCACCCCCCTTCGTTCCCGTACCGTCACGCACGGCCGCAACGCCGCAGGAGCCCGTGCTCTGTTCCGCGCCGCCGGCGTCAACCCCGCCGACTTCGGCAAGCCGATGATCGCCGTCGCGAACAGCTTCACCGAGTTCGTCCCCGGTCACACCCACCTGCAGCCCGTCGGGCGTATCGTCTCCGACGCGATCTCCGCCGCCGGCGGCATTCCTCGCGAGTTCAACACGATCGCGGTCGACGACGGTATCGCGATGGGCCACGGCGGGATGTTGTACTCCCTCCCCTCGCGCGACCTGATCGCGGACTCCGTCGAGTACATGGTCAATGCGCACCAGGCCGACGCCCTGGTCTGCATCTCGAACTGCGACAAGATCACCCCCGGCATGCTCATGGCCGCGCTGCGCCTGAACATCCCGACCGTCTTCGTCTCGGGCGGCCCGATGGAGGCCGGACGGGCCACCCTCGTCGACGGCTCCGTGCGCACGCTCGACCTGGTCGATGCGATCTCCGAGGCCGCGAACGACACGGTGTCGGATGCCGACATGAAGCGCATCGAGGAGAACGCCTGCCCGACCTGCGGCTCGTGCTCCGGAATGTTCACCGCGAACTCGATGAACTGCCTCGTCGAGGCGCTCGGCCTCGCGCTGCCCGGCAATGGCTCAGTGCTCGCCACCCACACCGCCCGCCGTGCGCTGTACGAGAAGGCCGGTGAGGTCGCGGTCGAGATCACCCGCCGCTTCTACGAAGAGGATGACACCTCGGTGCTGCCGCGTGAGGTCGCGAGCTTCGCGGCCTTCGAGAACGCCATGGCGCTCGACATCGCGATGGGCGGCTCGACCAACACGATCCTGCACCTGCTCGCCGCCGCGCACGAGGCGGGCATCAGCTTCGGCCTCGACGAGATCGACGCGGTCTCGCGCCGAGTGCCGTGCCTCGCGAAGATCGCGCCGAACCCGGCATACGGCCGCATGTACTACATGGAGGACGTGCACCGCGCCGGCGGCATCCCCGCGGTGCTCGGCGAGTTGCGCCGCGGCAACCTGCTCGACGAGAACGTCAGCACCATCCACTCCACGTCGTTCGCTGCCTGGCTGGATGACTGGGACATCCGCGGCGGCAAGGCGACGGATGCCGCGAAGGACCTCTGGTACGCGGCCCCCGGCGGGGTGCGCTCGTCGAGTGCGTTCTCGCAGTCGGAGCGGTGGGCGGCCCTGGACGAGGATGCCGCGACCGGATGCATCCGCGATGTGGAGCACGCCTACTCGGTCGATGGC
It encodes:
- the ilvD gene encoding dihydroxy-acid dehydratase, giving the protein MPTPLRSRTVTHGRNAAGARALFRAAGVNPADFGKPMIAVANSFTEFVPGHTHLQPVGRIVSDAISAAGGIPREFNTIAVDDGIAMGHGGMLYSLPSRDLIADSVEYMVNAHQADALVCISNCDKITPGMLMAALRLNIPTVFVSGGPMEAGRATLVDGSVRTLDLVDAISEAANDTVSDADMKRIEENACPTCGSCSGMFTANSMNCLVEALGLALPGNGSVLATHTARRALYEKAGEVAVEITRRFYEEDDTSVLPREVASFAAFENAMALDIAMGGSTNTILHLLAAAHEAGISFGLDEIDAVSRRVPCLAKIAPNPAYGRMYYMEDVHRAGGIPAVLGELRRGNLLDENVSTIHSTSFAAWLDDWDIRGGKATDAAKDLWYAAPGGVRSSSAFSQSERWAALDEDAATGCIRDVEHAYSVDGGLAVLRGNLAVDGAVVKTAGVDPSILVFSGPAVVCESQEEAVAKILGKKVQPGDVVVIRYEGPKGGPGMQEMLHPTSFLKGRGLGKVCALITDGRFSGGTSGLSIGHVSPEAAAGGVIALVQDGDIIDIDIPSRSMSLQVSEAELEERRARLLEGPGYQPVDRARPVSLALRAYAAMATSADRGAVRDVEKVERALRAQELQAAAALV
- a CDS encoding VIT1/CCC1 transporter family protein, whose protein sequence is MTVHEGEQHTPNLGQRLNWLRAGVLGANDGIVSVASLLVGVAGATTDNAALLTAGIAGLVGGAISMALGEYVSVSSQRDSERALIAKESEELRTMPQEELDELTALYRERGLTVETARRVAEELTAHDALSAHLEVELGIDQDDLVNPWHAALSSAMAFTLGALLPLLAILLPPPGWRVPVTFVAVLLALALTGAVAARIGGSSPGRASLRLVAGGALALLATWLIGTLLGTTGVV
- a CDS encoding response regulator transcription factor, with product MRILICEDSVLLREGLVRLLEDAGHEVVAALPDTSGLVETVTGTDPELCILDVRLPPTFTDEGIRAALGLRSTHPQLAILVLSQYVEERYASDLIAAQGGPLGYLLKDRVADVSEFLASVQRIAEGATVLDPEVVAQLLTRRNRDDRMLRLTERERTVLALIAEGKSNQAIAALLFLSEASVEKNITAIFQKLGFEQDESGNRRVLAALAHIENTGGPTPPTGQTGVAR
- a CDS encoding sensor histidine kinase, yielding MTTQTATPPPATAAKPPLRIFTTILHLAGVGVIGGIMFSTLGGLLGTGLGLLFVAGIGAVLLVGLVYALFGVGWFEVARVGALYRTPIAPLGLRRRDRPGFGGWLRSLGRQAIDGRMWRAIANFAIAAILGFIVLRLAWTLVWSIIISFAPLTSADSVMGPFGGGGIPVAWAPLVGILGIAASIVGMIGLALLHRTLSLAIVIRSRETELTEKVRTSTAQREGAVRAADLERTRIERDLHDGVQPRLVSVGMTLGLAQQKIDNDPDTAKELIAEAHTSTKAAITELRQLARGIHASVLDDRGLDAALSALAGRSHIPVHLDVRMDGRCSRDAEAAVYFSIAESLTNAAKHSRASEARVTVRIREGNTLWARVEDNGMGGAQVQPGGGLDGIANRVLAAGGTFRLDSPQGGPTSLEVNVPCAS
- a CDS encoding helix-turn-helix transcriptional regulator is translated as MASDEQQRRELGAFLRARREHLDRAAFGLPPAGRGRTVGLRREEISYLSGVSVTWYTWLEQGRDINPSRQVLDAIATTLHLTVTEHDYVLTLAGFAPARPSGGAAVETAPAHVQRFLDALEEHPAYALAPDWGVAGWNAAYEALYPNVAQTPPEQRNLLWLIFTDPYVRSLLDDWDVTSRRFLAEFRAEAGPRLGDPRYRDLVSRLVEASPEFRERWESHDIRGFQSRERVFQHPELGRLVFEHHQLRPSDQTEIQLVVYTPDEATRERFGRRVR
- a CDS encoding DUF3566 domain-containing protein; the protein is MSTVADKLAKKSTRKTSGKQVRLRLVYVDFWSAVKLSFLGAVALAVVTMVSFFLIFLVLQATGIMATADEFINKFSDGAIALSTLVGLPQVMAFAAVVAILNLIVFTVLGAVIAGIYNLAVKVTGGLLVGFMSN